A segment of the Corynebacterium liangguodongii genome:
TCCCCGGTAAAAATCCAGCGTTTTACCCCCAAGCAGGGGGAGTGTCGCGCCGGAATCGGGCAGGCGGCTACTCGCGGGAGAGATAGTGCGTGACGTTTTCGGCCTCTGCGATCGCGCGCAGCCGCTCCGTGGAGTTCAGGCCCAGGCAGGCCACCACCGAGCCGCCGGCCGCCAGCGGGGCGAGCAGACGCTTATCGACGTCCACTCGGTCTCGCCACGGATCGACCATGTAGCGGTGGGCGCCGAGCTCCCCATCGGCGTAGGCAGCAAGCGCGGGGGAGTCGCCGAGATAGCTATCCCCGTAGAAGCGCACCGTGGGCCCGAAATCGACCGTGCCCTCCGGCAGCTGCCCGCCGGATTCGATCACGCCGCGGCCGAAGGGATCGGGGGAGACCACGACGACATCGCGCGCGGCGGCATAGGAGGGCGCGGCCTCGACGGTGGTGAAGACGAGCGCGGGCGCGGCCTGCTCCTCTGCCGCGTCCGTCTCGCCGGCAAACACCGGCTTACGGGAGGAGTTGATCACGCCGAGCGCGATGACCGCGAGCTGCCACGAGGCCGGGAGGTCGATGAGCACCGTTGCGCCGGGCTCGAGCTCGAACTCCTCGTCGAGCATGTTCGCGATCTTCGCCGCCCAGTTATCCAGCGTAAGGGCGGAGAACTCCATCCTCGTGCCCGCCGCCTCGTCGTAGACCGTGAGCCTGGGTGCCTGGGGGTGGTGCGCAAGCAGGGGTGCCATGATGCTCATGTGCGCCCATCATAGGGCCTAGTTCACGCAGCGCGGCCCGTCGCCGCCAGCGTCGATTTCGGGGGCGACTACGGCGGTGCCGAAATCCTCCCCGGGGGTCCCCACGGCGTCCTCGGGGGAGGGTTGCGCCGAGGTCGCCGTGGCGGCCGCGGCGGAGACCGGCCCGGCGTAGTCGCCCGCCACGACGACGACGAGGCTACCCGGCTCCAGGCCCTCGTTTGCCGTCACGGGCAGCCCGCCGAGCATCTGCGCGAGGGCCTGGGCCGCGGGGTCTTCCGCGTCGAGCGCGACGACCTGGGATTGCGAGTAGACGCCGGGCACGGCGTTGGAGACTTCCGCAATATCGACGCCGCGCTCCTTCAGCCAGCCGGCCACGCCGCCGGCCTGCCCGTCGGTCTCCCCGGCGTTGAGTGCGTAGATGGTAGCGCCCGTCAGCGCGTCGGCCCCGGCGGGCGCCGCGGGCGCGGCGCCGTCCTCGGGGGCGGGCTCCGGTGGTCTCACGGCGGCGTCCATGAAGTCGTGCACCTGGGAGACGTCGACGGTGACGATGGATTCTCCGTAATCGCCCACCCCGTCGACCGAGGTGACCGGGATGGTGGTGAAGGTCACGTCGCCGGCCGCGAGCCCGGACATCTGCTGGGCGAACTTCACGACGTCCCAGCCCTCGTCGAGGGTGACTGAGCGCTCCGCGGCGCTGGCGAGCTCGCGCAGCTTGCTCGGGTTTGCCAGCGTGCCCGCCGAGAGCGTCTTGTGGACCAGCGAGGCCATGTAGACCTGCTGGCGCACGATCCGGTCGAGGTCGCCGCGCGGCAGGTCGTGGCGCTGGCGGACGAAGGAGAGCGCCTGGGCGCCGCTGAGGGTCTGCTCCCCGGCGGGGAACTTCGCCCCGGAGAGCGGCTCGTCGACGGGGGCGTTGAGGCACACGTCGACGCCGCCGACGGCGTCGGTGAGCAGCGCGAAGCCGAGCAGGCCCACCTGGGCAAAGTGGTCGACCTCCACGCCGGTGAGGTCCGCCACGGCGTCGATCAGCCCCTCCTGGCCCGCGCGCGCGACGCGCTTTTCCAGCTCCGGGCCCTCGGAGGCGCCGCCCGCGAGCTGGCGCTCGCGCTCCTTGGCGGCGTAGGAGGCGTAGACGCCGTTGATTTTCATGTTGCCGAACTCGTCGTGGTGGATGTAGGTATCGCGCGGGATCGACACCGCGGTGGCGCGGGAGCCATCGTCGGGGATGCGGATGACCATGATCGTGTCGGTATTGATCTCGCCGTCGGCGACACCGGCGTTGAGCCGGGCAAGCTCGTCCTCGCTCAGCGGGTTGCCTTGGGCGTCGGTACGCGAATCCGACCCGACGAGCAAGATGTCGACGGCCCCATCGAGGCTGTCCGCGCCGCCCTCGCGCAGCTGCAGCTCGGAGGCGCTGAGCTGGCCGCCGAGGCGGCCGACGGAGAAGTAGCCGATTCCGGAGATCGCGATGATGGCCGCGGAGGTGGCGGCGAGGGCGCCTTTGAGCACAGGGTGTCCGGCCTGGGAGATGTCGCGCACCCGGGAGGGGGCGGGCTGGATGTCTCGCGCGCGGCGCTGAGCGGGCCGTGCTGGCCCGGAGTTGTCTGTGTTGACGCTCACCCACGGGAGTATACGACATTGCCCGGCGGGTATCCGCGCCGCAACCGGGCATTTCGCGCCGTAGGCGCTAGGCTCGTGTCATTGTGACTACTCGTGATGCGCCGCTTGCCGTAATAACGGTGACGTTTTCCCCGGGACGCCACCTCGACGCGCTCGCCCGCTCGCTCCCGGAGGCGTGCTCCCGCCCGTTTATTGTGGTGTGTGCGGACAATGGCTCGACCGACGGCGCGCCCGAGGCTCTCGCTGCCGGGCGGGAGGACGTGGAGGT
Coding sequences within it:
- a CDS encoding TIGR03089 family protein; this translates as MSIMAPLLAHHPQAPRLTVYDEAAGTRMEFSALTLDNWAAKIANMLDEEFELEPGATVLIDLPASWQLAVIALGVINSSRKPVFAGETDAAEEQAAPALVFTTVEAAPSYAAARDVVVVSPDPFGRGVIESGGQLPEGTVDFGPTVRFYGDSYLGDSPALAAYADGELGAHRYMVDPWRDRVDVDKRLLAPLAAGGSVVACLGLNSTERLRAIAEAENVTHYLSRE
- a CDS encoding LCP family protein encodes the protein MSVNTDNSGPARPAQRRARDIQPAPSRVRDISQAGHPVLKGALAATSAAIIAISGIGYFSVGRLGGQLSASELQLREGGADSLDGAVDILLVGSDSRTDAQGNPLSEDELARLNAGVADGEINTDTIMVIRIPDDGSRATAVSIPRDTYIHHDEFGNMKINGVYASYAAKERERQLAGGASEGPELEKRVARAGQEGLIDAVADLTGVEVDHFAQVGLLGFALLTDAVGGVDVCLNAPVDEPLSGAKFPAGEQTLSGAQALSFVRQRHDLPRGDLDRIVRQQVYMASLVHKTLSAGTLANPSKLRELASAAERSVTLDEGWDVVKFAQQMSGLAAGDVTFTTIPVTSVDGVGDYGESIVTVDVSQVHDFMDAAVRPPEPAPEDGAAPAAPAGADALTGATIYALNAGETDGQAGGVAGWLKERGVDIAEVSNAVPGVYSQSQVVALDAEDPAAQALAQMLGGLPVTANEGLEPGSLVVVVAGDYAGPVSAAAATATSAQPSPEDAVGTPGEDFGTAVVAPEIDAGGDGPRCVN